The Streptomyces sp. Mut1 genome window below encodes:
- a CDS encoding TetR/AcrR family transcriptional regulator gives MAKRGPYEKGEAKRSEILHAALEIFAAEGYRGTSLRKVAAKCSLSLPGLMHYFDSKEDLLTQVLRMRDETARVRQAERADPHGYREIIREGAKTPGLVELFVSMAAAASDPAHPAHAHFAERYPVLRERVADFVRDGVAEGRISSAVPPERLAVLLIAVADGIQLQWLIDRSTDMEQPIEDLLSVLDPRTAPDGA, from the coding sequence ATGGCGAAACGGGGCCCGTACGAGAAGGGCGAGGCCAAGCGCAGCGAAATCCTGCACGCGGCACTGGAGATCTTTGCCGCCGAGGGGTACCGGGGTACCTCGCTGCGGAAGGTGGCGGCCAAGTGCAGTCTGAGCCTGCCCGGTCTGATGCACTACTTCGACTCCAAGGAGGACCTGCTCACCCAGGTCCTGCGCATGCGTGACGAGACCGCGCGGGTCCGGCAGGCGGAGCGCGCCGACCCGCACGGCTACCGCGAGATCATCCGGGAGGGCGCCAAGACGCCGGGCCTGGTCGAGCTGTTCGTCTCCATGGCCGCCGCCGCGAGCGACCCGGCCCACCCCGCCCACGCCCACTTCGCCGAGCGCTACCCGGTGCTCCGCGAACGCGTGGCGGACTTCGTGCGCGACGGGGTGGCGGAAGGGCGGATCAGCTCCGCCGTCCCGCCGGAGCGGCTGGCCGTGCTGCTCATCGCCGTGGCCGACGGCATCCAGCTGCAATGGCTGATCGACCGGTCGACGGACATGGAACAGCCCATCGAGGACCTGCTCTCCGTCCTCGATCCGCGTACGGCGCCCGACGGGGCCTGA